A single genomic interval of Cellvibrio sp. PSBB023 harbors:
- a CDS encoding D-alanyl-D-alanine carboxypeptidase family protein produces MIKQLVASILLASSSLSFAQQPTAPVPSATLPTPTPGQVVQQQPQAIPAAPQLAATGYILVDATTGAIVAEFNSSERLPPASLTKMMSSYLVVDEIEKGRISEDSLVNISVKAWKMGGSRMYVKEGTQVPVIDLLRGVIIQSGNDATVALAEYVSGNEDAFVDLMNQTAARMGMTNTHFENSSGWPAEGHLTTAKDLAVLARAIINDHPTHYPLYAEKHFTYNNIRQPNRNTLLFRDDAVDGLKTGHTDEAGYCLVASAKRDNTRFIAVVMGTANERARAAETEKLLAYGFRYFQTTPLYQAGQQVGTSRVWAGQADEVSLAIPKDIVLTLPKGREQSLQAKMHINEVIKAPIAVGQELGNLTVELDGQLLVNTPIVAVQAIEEAGFFARLLDNLKLFFRNLFS; encoded by the coding sequence ATGATTAAACAACTTGTTGCCAGTATATTGCTCGCCAGTTCGAGCCTGTCATTTGCACAGCAGCCCACCGCTCCTGTTCCCTCCGCAACCTTGCCTACACCCACGCCCGGACAAGTAGTGCAACAGCAGCCACAGGCCATTCCCGCCGCGCCGCAATTGGCGGCAACCGGTTATATTCTGGTAGATGCCACCACCGGTGCCATTGTTGCTGAATTCAATTCTTCCGAGCGCCTGCCACCGGCGAGCCTGACCAAAATGATGTCCAGCTATCTGGTGGTCGATGAAATCGAAAAAGGCCGTATCAGCGAAGATTCACTGGTCAATATCAGCGTTAAAGCCTGGAAAATGGGCGGTTCGCGCATGTACGTCAAAGAGGGCACCCAAGTGCCGGTTATTGATTTGCTGCGCGGCGTCATTATCCAATCCGGCAATGATGCAACCGTTGCCTTGGCCGAATATGTTTCCGGCAATGAAGATGCATTTGTGGATTTGATGAACCAAACCGCTGCCCGTATGGGCATGACCAACACCCATTTTGAAAACTCATCGGGCTGGCCTGCAGAAGGGCATTTGACTACGGCCAAAGACCTGGCTGTACTGGCGCGCGCCATTATCAATGATCACCCGACACACTATCCGCTGTATGCGGAAAAACACTTTACCTACAACAATATTCGCCAGCCCAACCGCAATACCCTGTTATTCCGCGATGACGCGGTTGATGGTTTGAAAACCGGTCACACAGACGAAGCCGGTTATTGTTTGGTCGCCTCTGCCAAACGTGACAATACGCGCTTTATCGCTGTGGTCATGGGTACCGCCAATGAGCGTGCACGTGCCGCTGAAACAGAAAAACTGCTGGCCTATGGTTTCCGTTACTTCCAAACCACGCCGTTGTATCAAGCGGGCCAGCAAGTGGGCACATCCCGCGTGTGGGCAGGTCAGGCCGATGAAGTCAGTCTCGCCATTCCCAAAGATATAGTGCTCACTTTGCCAAAAGGCCGCGAGCAATCGCTGCAAGCCAAAATGCACATCAATGAAGTCATCAAAGCGCCGATTGCTGTTGGCCAGGAGCTGGGTAACCTCACTGTGGAATTGGATGGTCAACTTCTGGTCAATACCCCGATTGTGGCTGTGCAAGCGATAGAAGAGGCGGGTTTCTTTGCTCGCTTGCTCGATAATTTGAAATTGTTCTTCCGCAATTTGTTCAGTTAA
- a CDS encoding septal ring lytic transglycosylase RlpA family protein, whose amino-acid sequence MGKYQLQSLWILGLCVLLAACSAPQKSPTGKGKAPHNPNDGRYAHDKDFGPDADVDLSHVPDAVPRYEVRTRAGNKNPYTVLGKTYHLIEDETSYKERGYASWYGKKFNGYHTSNGEVYDMYAMTGAHKTLPIPSYVRVKNLDNGKSVVVRINDRGPFHQGRIIDLSYAAAQRIGIHKTGTGRVEVEIALPHDAAPIPMRANNTKAAHIESALPPGTYLQIGAFSQKKSAQQFAASIGTKITYPLTINSAQSPKEIHRVRIGPFTNAKSLQDARDQLARIKIYEAHVVYQ is encoded by the coding sequence ATGGGGAAGTATCAATTGCAATCGCTCTGGATTCTTGGCTTATGTGTGCTGCTTGCCGCTTGTTCTGCGCCACAAAAATCACCGACGGGTAAAGGCAAGGCGCCCCATAACCCGAATGATGGGCGCTATGCCCACGATAAGGATTTTGGTCCCGATGCCGATGTGGATCTCTCCCATGTGCCGGATGCAGTGCCACGTTATGAAGTGCGCACTCGCGCCGGTAATAAAAACCCCTATACCGTACTGGGCAAAACCTATCACTTGATTGAGGATGAAACCTCTTACAAAGAGCGCGGTTATGCCTCCTGGTATGGCAAAAAATTTAATGGCTATCACACCTCAAATGGTGAGGTGTATGACATGTACGCCATGACTGGCGCGCACAAAACCTTGCCCATTCCCTCCTATGTGCGTGTGAAAAATCTGGATAATGGCAAGAGTGTTGTGGTGCGTATTAATGATCGCGGCCCGTTTCACCAAGGGCGAATTATCGATTTGAGCTATGCCGCCGCACAGCGTATTGGTATTCACAAAACCGGCACTGGCCGCGTTGAAGTGGAAATCGCCTTGCCGCACGACGCCGCACCTATTCCCATGCGCGCTAACAATACAAAAGCCGCACACATTGAATCTGCCTTGCCGCCCGGCACTTATTTACAAATTGGTGCGTTTTCGCAAAAAAAATCCGCACAACAATTTGCCGCGAGCATAGGCACCAAAATTACTTATCCGCTCACTATTAATTCTGCGCAGTCACCCAAAGAAATTCATCGCGTGCGTATTGGGCCATTTACCAATGCGAAATCCCTGCAGGATGCGCGCGATCAATTAGCGCGCATTAAAATTTACGAAGCGCATGTGGTTTATCAATAA
- a CDS encoding glutamate-5-semialdehyde dehydrogenase: protein MNVKEYMAEVGRKARAASRVIAAAPTAVKNAALLAIAAELDKSRITLVAENQKDLAAGKANGLDAAMLDRLAVKPATIDGMIEGLRQVAALADPCGEITGMSYRPTGIQVGKMRVPLGVVGIIYESRPNVTIDAASLCLKSGNAAILRGGSEAIHSNRAIANCLQTGLKTAGLPADVVQVVETTDRAAVGELIAMPQFVDVIVPRGGKSLIERISNDAKVPVIKHLDGICHVYIDDKADLDKAFTIAMNAKTHRYGVCNAMETLLVHQAVAAAILPRLATAYGEKGVELRGDEQTRALIKANVATEEDWATEYLAPVLSIKVVAGLDEAIAHINQYSSQHTDAIVTEDYTRARRFITEVDSASVMVNASTRFADGFEYGLGAEIGISTDKIHARGPVGLEGLTSQKWIVFGDGHIRQ from the coding sequence TTGAACGTCAAAGAATATATGGCTGAAGTAGGCCGCAAAGCGCGTGCCGCCTCCCGTGTGATTGCCGCGGCGCCTACGGCGGTAAAAAATGCTGCGCTGCTGGCGATTGCTGCTGAGTTGGATAAATCCCGCATTACGCTGGTGGCTGAAAACCAGAAAGATCTTGCCGCCGGTAAGGCCAATGGTTTGGATGCGGCCATGTTGGATCGTCTGGCGGTGAAACCGGCGACCATCGACGGCATGATCGAAGGTCTGCGTCAGGTTGCTGCACTGGCTGATCCCTGTGGTGAAATCACAGGCATGAGCTATCGCCCCACCGGTATTCAGGTAGGCAAGATGCGCGTGCCTCTGGGCGTAGTGGGCATTATTTATGAGTCGCGCCCGAACGTTACCATTGATGCGGCGAGCTTGTGTTTGAAGTCAGGCAATGCGGCTATTTTGCGCGGCGGCAGTGAGGCGATTCATTCCAATCGCGCCATCGCCAACTGTTTGCAGACGGGCCTGAAAACTGCCGGTTTACCAGCCGATGTGGTGCAAGTGGTTGAAACAACCGATCGCGCTGCTGTGGGTGAATTAATTGCCATGCCGCAATTTGTGGATGTGATTGTGCCTCGCGGCGGCAAGAGTTTGATTGAGCGTATCAGCAACGATGCCAAGGTACCGGTCATCAAACACCTGGACGGTATTTGTCATGTGTATATCGATGATAAGGCTGACCTTGATAAAGCCTTCACCATTGCCATGAATGCCAAAACCCATCGCTATGGTGTGTGTAACGCCATGGAAACCCTGCTCGTTCACCAGGCTGTTGCGGCCGCTATTTTGCCGCGCCTTGCCACTGCTTATGGTGAAAAAGGCGTTGAGCTGCGCGGCGATGAGCAAACCCGCGCACTGATCAAGGCTAATGTGGCGACGGAAGAGGATTGGGCCACTGAATACCTGGCGCCGGTTTTATCGATCAAGGTCGTGGCAGGTCTGGATGAGGCTATTGCGCACATTAACCAATACAGTTCACAGCATACCGATGCCATAGTTACCGAAGACTATACCCGTGCGCGTCGCTTTATCACCGAAGTTGACTCTGCATCGGTAATGGTCAATGCCTCCACTCGCTTTGCCGATGGTTTTGAGTATGGTCTGGGCGCAGAGATTGGTATCTCGACCGATAAGATCCACGCGCGCGGCCCGGTTGGTCTTGAAGGTCTGACCTCGCAAAAGTGGATAGTGTTTGGCGATGGGCATATTCGCCAGTAA
- the rsfS gene encoding ribosome silencing factor, producing MSDLNQAIINALENLKGKDIVTLDVHELTDVMDTLIIASGTSSRHTRSLAENLVEETKKSGFRALGIEGLDAGDWVLVDYGDTVVHVMQQETRDYYELEKLWSMKPANRI from the coding sequence ATGTCTGATTTAAACCAAGCGATCATTAACGCCCTTGAAAACCTCAAAGGCAAAGACATAGTGACGCTCGATGTGCATGAACTCACCGACGTAATGGACACCCTGATTATTGCCAGTGGTACCTCCAGCCGTCACACCCGCTCACTGGCGGAAAATCTGGTGGAAGAAACCAAGAAGTCCGGCTTTCGCGCGTTGGGAATAGAGGGGCTGGATGCCGGCGATTGGGTGTTGGTGGACTACGGCGATACCGTTGTACACGTGATGCAACAGGAAACCCGCGACTATTACGAGTTGGAAAAACTCTGGTCGATGAAACCCGCTAACCGTATTTAA
- the nadD gene encoding nicotinate-nucleotide adenylyltransferase: MRKCLGIFGGTFDPIHLGHLRLALELKQQFSLDEMHLLPCYLPPHRAAPGATANQRVAMLRLALQDCPQLQLDTRELQRDRPSYTVDTLTELRAQLGEQVSLSLCMGMDSFCTLDSWHEWSQLIRLAHIVVVERPGYELPVVGPVADLLRRHRAGADAIQAAAAGAVIIAAPRLLPISATEIRAQIKSGQSPQFLLPDAVLNYIHAQQLYCE, from the coding sequence ATGCGCAAATGTCTCGGTATTTTTGGTGGCACTTTTGACCCGATTCATCTCGGGCATTTGCGGTTGGCGTTGGAATTAAAGCAACAATTCTCACTGGATGAGATGCATCTCTTGCCCTGTTACCTGCCTCCGCATCGCGCTGCGCCGGGTGCCACTGCAAACCAGCGAGTGGCAATGCTGCGTCTGGCCTTGCAGGACTGCCCGCAGTTGCAACTTGATACACGCGAGCTGCAGCGTGATCGGCCGTCCTACACTGTAGACACTCTCACCGAACTGCGTGCCCAACTGGGAGAACAAGTCAGCCTGAGTTTGTGTATGGGGATGGATAGTTTTTGCACGCTGGATAGCTGGCACGAATGGTCGCAGCTGATTCGGTTGGCGCATATTGTGGTCGTGGAGCGCCCCGGTTATGAGTTGCCAGTGGTGGGGCCGGTTGCTGACTTACTAAGGCGTCATCGCGCAGGTGCAGATGCTATTCAGGCAGCAGCGGCTGGTGCCGTGATTATCGCTGCGCCGCGGCTGTTGCCGATATCGGCAACGGAGATTCGCGCCCAGATCAAGAGTGGACAGTCACCGCAATTTTTATTGCCGGATGCGGTCTTGAATTACATCCATGCGCAGCAGCTTTATTGTGAATAA
- the mltB gene encoding lytic murein transglycosylase B: MLSFMRLVSTKSLPLLLGLGMAIPSWADYSTHPLAPAFIDEMVQQHGFTAAEVKQLLSKAQKRQPILDAIARPAEKSKTWKEYRPIFIVPMRVTNGVAFWHEHRAALALAEKEYGVPAEIIVSIIGVETNYGRNMGSWYVMDALSTLAFDYPPRAPFFRSELVNYLILTREQKHDPLEFKGSYAGAMGYGQFMPSSYRNYAVDFSGDGFTDIWNNPTDAIGSVANYFKKHGWQTGKAVVVPAKLSQARNQVLANEAFNQVLQPGVTINDWKKSGVVPVTKVDGKIPAIAIEFDGAKGLEYWFGLQNFYTITRYNRSPMYAMAVYDLSVEIKNAMNKSNNSAAGVN; the protein is encoded by the coding sequence ATGTTGTCTTTTATGCGTTTGGTATCCACAAAATCACTGCCGCTGTTGCTGGGGTTGGGAATGGCGATTCCCTCTTGGGCCGACTACAGCACCCACCCTCTGGCGCCGGCCTTTATCGATGAAATGGTGCAGCAGCACGGTTTTACTGCGGCAGAAGTGAAACAACTGCTGAGCAAAGCGCAGAAGCGTCAGCCTATCCTTGATGCCATTGCGCGCCCCGCCGAAAAATCCAAAACCTGGAAAGAGTACCGCCCGATTTTCATTGTGCCCATGCGTGTGACCAACGGCGTCGCCTTCTGGCATGAGCACCGTGCGGCGCTGGCGCTGGCCGAAAAAGAATACGGTGTGCCCGCCGAAATTATTGTGTCGATTATCGGCGTGGAAACCAATTACGGCCGCAACATGGGCAGTTGGTATGTGATGGATGCGCTGAGCACACTGGCGTTTGACTATCCGCCGCGCGCACCGTTTTTCCGTTCGGAATTGGTGAATTATTTAATCCTGACACGCGAGCAAAAACATGATCCCTTGGAGTTCAAAGGCTCCTATGCCGGTGCGATGGGTTATGGGCAGTTCATGCCATCCAGCTACCGTAATTACGCTGTGGATTTCAGTGGCGATGGTTTTACCGATATCTGGAACAATCCCACCGATGCTATTGGCAGTGTGGCCAATTATTTCAAAAAGCATGGCTGGCAAACGGGTAAAGCAGTCGTAGTGCCTGCCAAATTATCCCAGGCGCGCAACCAGGTACTGGCTAATGAAGCATTTAATCAGGTGCTGCAACCTGGCGTGACGATCAATGACTGGAAAAAATCCGGTGTTGTGCCGGTCACGAAAGTGGATGGCAAAATCCCGGCAATCGCCATTGAATTTGATGGCGCAAAGGGGTTGGAGTATTGGTTCGGCCTGCAAAATTTTTACACCATTACCCGCTACAACCGCAGTCCGATGTACGCCATGGCCGTGTATGACTTGAGTGTGGAAATTAAAAACGCGATGAACAAATCCAACAACTCGGCAGCGGGAGTGAACTAA
- the rodA gene encoding rod shape-determining protein RodA, with protein sequence MSRQDFLRRMPEAASAFSRRARLAERLHIDFFLLALLMILTLVGLTVLYSASGHHLPSVEKQATFFGIAYVTMFVVAQIPVDFMRRMAPFAYVGGVILLLAVTVFGNVAMGAQRWLQIGGFRFQPSEIMKLALPIAIAAYLSGRFLPPRFKHVMAVLGLIGVPTALIIEQPDLGTSILVATSGIMVLFFSGLLWRYIVAAVAVFLASLWPIWHFMLHDYQRQRVLTMLDPTQDPLGTGWNIIQSKTAIGSGGLSGKGWMEGTQSRLDFLPEGHTDFIIAVMSEEFGLLGVILLLVIYAMVIVRGLRIAVNSQNTFGRLLAASISSTFFVYVFVNMGMVSGMLPVVGVPLPLISQGGTAIVALFAGFGILMAISTEKKRVMTPQA encoded by the coding sequence ATGAGTAGACAAGATTTTTTGCGTCGTATGCCCGAAGCTGCCAGCGCGTTCAGTCGCCGGGCGCGCCTTGCCGAGCGTTTGCATATCGACTTCTTTTTGCTGGCACTGCTGATGATTCTGACCCTGGTCGGTTTGACCGTGCTCTACAGTGCCAGCGGCCATCACCTGCCCAGTGTTGAAAAGCAGGCAACCTTTTTTGGCATTGCCTACGTCACTATGTTTGTGGTGGCGCAGATACCCGTGGATTTTATGCGGCGTATGGCCCCTTTTGCCTATGTGGGCGGGGTAATTCTGCTGCTGGCGGTGACCGTCTTTGGCAATGTCGCCATGGGGGCGCAGCGCTGGCTACAAATTGGCGGCTTCCGCTTCCAACCCTCGGAAATTATGAAGCTTGCCCTGCCCATTGCTATTGCTGCCTACCTGAGCGGGCGTTTTTTGCCGCCGCGTTTCAAGCATGTGATGGCAGTATTGGGGTTGATTGGTGTGCCAACAGCCCTGATCATTGAGCAACCGGATCTGGGTACCTCTATCCTGGTGGCGACCTCGGGCATCATGGTGCTGTTTTTCAGTGGCCTTTTGTGGCGTTACATCGTTGCGGCGGTAGCGGTGTTTCTCGCCAGCCTGTGGCCCATTTGGCATTTTATGCTGCATGACTACCAGCGCCAGCGTGTGCTGACCATGCTTGACCCAACCCAGGACCCGTTGGGAACCGGGTGGAACATTATCCAGTCCAAAACAGCAATCGGCTCCGGTGGTCTCTCTGGTAAGGGGTGGATGGAAGGCACCCAGTCGCGCCTGGATTTCCTGCCAGAAGGGCATACGGATTTTATTATTGCGGTGATGTCGGAAGAATTTGGCCTGCTTGGCGTCATCCTGTTGTTGGTGATCTACGCCATGGTGATCGTTCGCGGATTGAGGATCGCGGTCAACTCGCAAAACACTTTTGGTCGCCTGTTGGCGGCGAGTATCAGCTCCACATTTTTTGTCTATGTATTCGTCAACATGGGCATGGTATCGGGCATGTTGCCGGTCGTGGGAGTGCCCTTGCCGTTAATCAGTCAGGGCGGTACTGCGATTGTCGCGCTCTTTGCCGGCTTTGGCATCCTGATGGCGATATCCACAGAGAAAAAACGAGTCATGACTCCGCAAGCCTGA
- the rlmH gene encoding 23S rRNA (pseudouridine(1915)-N(3))-methyltransferase RlmH, protein MRIRIIAVGTKMPDWVEQGYAEYAKRMPRDVTVEMVELPLAQRGKNTDIATAMAKEGEAIVAAIEKGGKGEQVIALEVKGKPWSTEQLAENLAGWKMSGFNYCLLIGGPDGLAPECLSLASIKWSLSPLTLPHPLVRILVIEQLYRACSILQNHPYHK, encoded by the coding sequence ATGCGCATTCGTATTATTGCCGTGGGCACCAAAATGCCCGACTGGGTTGAGCAGGGTTACGCCGAATATGCCAAGCGCATGCCGCGCGATGTGACTGTGGAAATGGTAGAGCTGCCGCTCGCCCAGCGCGGCAAAAATACGGACATCGCTACGGCCATGGCAAAAGAAGGCGAGGCCATAGTTGCTGCGATTGAAAAAGGCGGCAAAGGCGAGCAGGTGATTGCTCTGGAGGTAAAGGGCAAGCCCTGGAGTACAGAGCAACTGGCAGAGAACCTCGCTGGCTGGAAGATGAGCGGGTTTAATTACTGCTTGTTGATTGGTGGCCCCGACGGTTTGGCGCCAGAGTGTTTGTCGCTGGCATCGATCAAATGGTCGCTGTCACCGCTCACGCTGCCGCACCCGCTGGTGCGCATTCTGGTGATTGAACAGCTGTATCGCGCCTGTAGTATTTTGCAAAACCACCCGTATCACAAATAA
- a CDS encoding PepSY domain-containing protein → MLQSKTSRTTSLVACRQVGIAIRHALSAALSLTLLASLVAFADPSLLDGDMGMPSSAPDNSLIDSKSISADPVQPKLSPAQAAALVRAKVGGQVMSVNSQRSESGVIYGVKVLNDGRMRVINVDGQTGQLLNQ, encoded by the coding sequence ATGTTGCAGTCAAAGACCTCCCGCACCACATCACTTGTCGCCTGTCGCCAAGTGGGTATCGCTATTCGTCATGCACTCTCCGCCGCGCTAAGCCTGACCTTATTGGCCAGTCTGGTAGCGTTCGCCGACCCCTCGCTGCTGGACGGCGATATGGGCATGCCGTCCAGCGCGCCGGACAATTCATTGATCGACAGCAAGAGCATCAGCGCCGATCCTGTGCAGCCCAAACTCTCCCCGGCGCAAGCCGCCGCATTGGTGCGCGCCAAAGTGGGCGGACAAGTGATGAGCGTTAACAGCCAACGCAGTGAGTCCGGCGTCATTTATGGTGTTAAAGTGCTTAATGATGGCCGTATGCGTGTCATCAATGTCGATGGCCAAACCGGCCAGTTGCTCAACCAGTAA
- the mrdA gene encoding penicillin-binding protein 2, translated as MQEDQQFKDHLREARLFRNRILVMAGFMLLLASTVVYRYYDLQIVNYEEYATQSERNRVHVQPVAPTRGLIFDSNGLLLADNKPSFTLYVISSSQIELDATLDLLKSIIEITPSDLEKFYKAKKQRRHSLDPVPLRYRLTEDEIARLAVNQHLLDGVEVNAELVRNYPYSDLFAHVIGYTGRISEREVTSFSPEQVQRYSGTHSIGKNGIERSYEEVLLGQVGSQNVETNARGRVMRVLDRIDPKQGSDLHLYLDARLQETATAVMRGRRGAVVAIDVKTGGVLAAVSYPGFDPNLFVTGISVPNYRALNEDIDTPLFNRFLQAQYPPGSTVKPVVGMAGLYNGYTDVNRAIADRGFYTLPGSSRIYRDWILAKTGGGHGMVNLKTALAESCNTYFWDLGVRMGIDHISEFGAHFGLGMLTGIDIPSERKGVWPSREWKRAAKGQAWYPGDTVNMSVGQGFVLVTPMQLAVMTATIANRGTRYRPQFVKQIGDQPLPPVIESQLETKPEYWNAIFEGMSEVMHGARGTARRAAERSEYRMAGKSGTAQAVGIAQNAKYNSGLLKERHRDHALFVAFAPVENPQIAVAVMLENAEGGSSQAAPVARAMMDAHLLGYYLKPDEFVPPLGFHHAAIVKRANNYIAERKAAQEARASSSASSAAVAPGN; from the coding sequence ATGCAAGAAGACCAACAGTTTAAAGATCACCTGCGCGAGGCACGATTATTTCGCAATCGCATTCTGGTGATGGCCGGCTTTATGCTGCTTTTGGCTTCTACAGTAGTCTATCGCTACTACGATTTGCAGATCGTTAACTACGAAGAATACGCGACCCAGTCCGAGCGTAACCGCGTGCATGTACAGCCGGTTGCGCCTACGCGCGGGCTGATTTTTGATAGCAACGGCTTATTGCTCGCTGACAACAAGCCCAGCTTTACCCTTTATGTGATCAGTTCCAGCCAGATCGAGTTGGATGCCACCCTGGATCTGCTCAAATCCATCATCGAGATCACGCCCTCAGACCTGGAAAAATTCTACAAAGCCAAAAAGCAGCGTCGTCACTCGCTGGATCCGGTGCCTTTGCGTTACCGGCTGACGGAAGACGAGATCGCCCGTCTGGCGGTCAACCAGCATTTGTTGGATGGCGTTGAGGTTAACGCGGAATTGGTACGCAACTACCCCTATTCGGACCTGTTTGCCCACGTGATTGGCTATACCGGCCGCATCAGTGAGCGGGAAGTCACATCATTTAGCCCTGAACAGGTACAGCGTTATTCCGGTACTCACTCTATTGGTAAAAACGGCATAGAGCGCAGCTACGAAGAAGTCTTGTTAGGGCAGGTTGGCAGCCAGAACGTGGAGACCAATGCACGTGGTCGCGTTATGCGCGTGTTGGATCGTATCGACCCGAAACAGGGCAGTGATTTGCACCTGTATCTGGATGCCCGCTTGCAGGAGACCGCCACTGCGGTGATGCGCGGGCGCCGTGGTGCGGTGGTGGCGATTGATGTGAAAACGGGCGGTGTATTGGCTGCCGTCAGCTACCCCGGTTTTGATCCCAACCTGTTTGTGACCGGGATTAGTGTGCCTAACTATCGCGCACTCAATGAAGATATAGACACTCCTTTGTTTAACCGCTTCCTGCAAGCCCAGTATCCACCGGGCTCTACCGTCAAACCTGTAGTAGGGATGGCGGGGTTGTATAACGGTTATACCGATGTGAATCGCGCTATTGCCGACCGTGGTTTTTATACCTTGCCCGGCAGTTCGCGCATCTACCGCGACTGGATTCTGGCAAAAACCGGTGGCGGACATGGCATGGTTAACCTCAAGACCGCGCTGGCTGAATCCTGTAATACCTATTTCTGGGATTTGGGGGTGCGCATGGGGATTGACCACATCAGCGAATTTGGCGCCCACTTTGGCTTGGGGATGCTGACCGGTATCGATATTCCCAGCGAGCGCAAAGGTGTATGGCCATCGCGCGAGTGGAAGCGCGCTGCCAAAGGGCAGGCCTGGTATCCGGGTGATACCGTCAATATGTCAGTGGGTCAGGGGTTCGTATTGGTGACGCCCATGCAACTGGCAGTAATGACCGCCACGATTGCCAATCGCGGTACGCGCTACCGCCCGCAATTTGTGAAGCAAATTGGCGATCAACCCTTACCGCCGGTGATTGAAAGCCAATTGGAAACCAAACCGGAATATTGGAATGCGATTTTTGAGGGCATGTCCGAAGTGATGCACGGTGCCCGTGGTACCGCTCGCCGCGCCGCAGAGCGCTCGGAATATCGTATGGCGGGCAAGTCAGGAACCGCGCAAGCGGTGGGGATTGCCCAAAATGCCAAATACAATTCTGGCCTGCTCAAAGAGCGCCACCGCGATCACGCCTTGTTTGTGGCATTTGCCCCGGTGGAAAACCCGCAAATTGCGGTCGCGGTGATGCTGGAAAACGCCGAGGGTGGTTCCAGCCAAGCCGCCCCTGTGGCGCGCGCCATGATGGATGCTCACCTGCTCGGCTACTACCTGAAGCCGGATGAATTTGTACCGCCGCTGGGGTTCCACCATGCCGCGATCGTCAAGCGCGCCAATAACTACATCGCTGAGCGCAAAGCCGCACAGGAGGCGCGGGCGAGTAGCAGCGCATCCTCTGCTGCCGTTGCGCCGGGGAATTGA
- a CDS encoding glycine zipper 2TM domain-containing protein, whose amino-acid sequence MKKLLAFSALASISLLLANNALADGKHYKHSHPHKHERSYRVEHRERVVYRDDYARVVRSTPIYRDVAIRVPVDSCHVETVAYNERRGGDSFQGTVVGGLIGAAIGHEVGRNGHATAAGGLIGAAIGNNVAGGSRSVTRYEDREVCSTRYRTEYQRELVGYDVTYRYDGRVYTTETRHHPGDRIVHVRDRY is encoded by the coding sequence ATGAAAAAATTGTTAGCATTCAGCGCACTGGCCAGCATCAGCTTGTTGCTGGCTAACAATGCCCTTGCCGATGGAAAACACTACAAGCATTCACACCCGCACAAACATGAACGCAGCTATCGCGTAGAACACCGCGAGCGCGTTGTGTACCGCGACGACTATGCCCGTGTTGTGCGCAGCACGCCTATTTACCGCGATGTTGCTATCCGCGTACCCGTTGATTCCTGCCACGTAGAAACCGTGGCCTACAATGAGCGTCGCGGTGGCGACTCGTTCCAGGGCACAGTGGTCGGTGGGCTGATTGGCGCAGCTATCGGCCATGAAGTCGGTCGCAATGGTCACGCGACAGCGGCCGGTGGCTTGATTGGAGCGGCAATAGGCAATAATGTGGCCGGCGGCAGCCGCAGCGTGACCCGCTATGAAGATCGCGAAGTCTGCTCTACCCGCTACCGCACAGAATACCAGCGCGAGCTGGTAGGCTATGATGTCACCTACCGTTACGATGGTCGCGTCTATACTACAGAGACGCGCCACCACCCCGGTGACCGTATTGTGCACGTTAGAGATCGCTACTAG